The following nucleotide sequence is from Methanomassiliicoccus sp..
GAGATCGCCGAGCATTATGACCTAGAGCGTTACCAGGCCTCCATGTGGCTCTCTCACTCCCGGTTCCCCACCAACTCTCCGGGGTGGTGGGCAGGTGCACATCCGATCAGCATCCTGGATTGGTCCGTTTGCCACAATGGGGAGATAACATCGTACGGGGTGAACCGAAAGCTGGTGGAGATGAACGGCTACCGGCTGTCCCTTCTTACCGACACCGAGGTCGTCACGTATCTGTGGGACCTCCTGGTCCGCCGCCATAACCTGCCGCCTCAGGTGGCGGCGTTCGCCCTTGCTCCACGTTACTATTCGGAGATCGAACGCATGGACGAAAGAACCAGGAAGCTCGCAGAGCAGATCCGGGTCACTTACAAGGAGGCGTTCCTCAACGGACCGTTCTCCATCCTGGTGGGCAGGAGCAGGCCCGAGATCGCCATGATCGCCATGGCCGACCGCAAGAAGCTCCGGCCCCTTCTGTTCGGCCGGTCCCTGGATGGCAGCCGCTACTACGCCGTCTCCGAGGAGAGCGCGGTCCGGGTCGTGGAGGAGCAGGCCAACACCTGGGTGGGCAATCCCGGCAACCCCATGATCGCCCAGGTGGGCAAGGGCCTTGTGCGCAAAGGTACGGAAGCACCGTTCGAGGGGGTGATCAGATGAGCGACGGCGAAAGAACGAACAGACGTAAGGACTCAGAGAGCATATACCGCAACGTTATTCATGAGAAGTTCAAGCCCTCGATCGACCGCAACATCTGTATCCGGTGCAAGAGGTGCGTCAAGGAGTGCAGCTTCGGGGCCCTGGAATCGGACGATGATGGCAACATAAGGTACAAGGGGAACTGTGTCGCGTGCCAGAGATGTGTGGCGACCTGCCCGGTGAAGGCCATCGACATAGTCCATCTCCCAACCCAATACCCGCCTCATGCCAGCTACACGGAGAGGGTGAGACAGGCCATTACGGCGCAGGCCACCTCTGGGGGCGTTCTCCTGTCGTCTTGCGGTACGGACATGCCGTATGGCATGATATTCGACGACCTCATCCTCGACTCCGCGCAGGTCACCAACCCTTCCATCGATCCCTTACGGGAGGAGGTGGAGACGCGAACCTATGTGGGCCATCGTACTGGGAAGATTACCCTGTCCAGCGACGGTTACATCACTGGTAGCGATTCCGTGGGCCCCATCGTGGCCATGGCCATGCCCCTGATGATCGGCCACATCTCCCTAGGGGCCATAAGCTACAACACCCAACTGGCGCTGCTGAAGGCAGCCAAGAACCTCGACATACTGGCGGGTTCCGGCGAGGGTGGTCTGCATGCCGACTTCAACCCCTTCGCCGACCATGTCGTCAGCGAGGTCGCCTCCGGCCGCTTCGGCGTCACCGCAGACTATCTGCAGAGGACGGCGGCAGTGGAGATCAAGATCGGCCAGGGTGCCAAGCCCGGCGTTGGGGGCCATCTGCCGGGGGAGAAGGTGACGGACCTCATATCCTCGTCAAGAAGGATCCCGCTAGGGACCGACGCCCTGTCGCCCTACCCTCACCACGATATCTACTCCATCGAGGACCTTCAGCAGCTCATCGCCGCCCTTAAGGAGAGCACGGAGCACCGTGTCCCCGTGGGGGTCAAGATAGCCGCCGTTCACAACGTGGGGGCTATCGCCTCCGGTGTGGTCCGGGCGGGGGCGGACTTCATCACCCTCGACGGGTTCCGGGGGGGCACGGGCTCCTCACCACGGGTCATAAGGGACCATGCAGGCCTGCCCATAGAGGTGGCGACCGCGGTGGTGGACAAACGGCTCACCGCCGAAGGCCTGAGGAACCGCATCACCCTGATCGCCGGGGGCTCCATCCGCAGCTCGGCGGACATGATCAAGGCTATCGCCCTTGGGGCTGATGTGGCCAGCGTGTGCACATCGGCCCTCATCGCCATGGGCTGTCAGGTGTGCCAGTCCTGCCACCGCGGGGTCTGTGCCTGGGGGATCACCACCCAGCGGCCGGACCTGGTCTCCCGCCTGGATCCAGACATAGGGGCGGCCCGGGTCACCCGCCTGTACACAGCGTGGAACGAGGAGCTTAAGGAGATGCTGGGGGCCATGGGCATCGACTCCGTGGAGTCCCTTGTGGGTAACCGTGACCGGTTACGCTACTTTGGCCCCAACCCCAAGATCGCTGAGATCATGGGCGTGAAACACGTCGGTGAAGGATGGGGGTGAGAGCATGAGCCCCATCTATAAGGTGACAGTTCGCAAGAACAGGGACGGGATCTCAGAAACAATAATCGATGCCACCAGCAGGGATCGTTGGGGTCGGCCGCTGGAGCACATGGCCCTGAACGCCGAGATCCGCAAGGCCATCCATGAGGGGGCCAGGCGCATCATGATCGACGGAGTCCTGGGGCAGAGGTACATCGCTTCCGCGGCCAAGGCCAAGGACCTGTACGTGGGCATCAGGGGGACGCCGGGCAACGACCTGGGGGCGTTCCTGGACGGCCCCACCCTGGAGGTCTTCGGCAACGCCCAGGACATGACCGGCAACACCATGTCCTCCGGCCGCATAGTCATTCATGGTAACGCCTGGGACGTCACCGGCCTTTCTCTCCGAGGGGGGCGTATCCTGGTCCGCGGAAGCTCCGGGTTCCGCGTGGGCATCCATATGAAGGAGTTCGGCGAGGACAGGCCTGCCATCGTCATCGGGGGCAGCACCGGCGACTACCTGGGGGAGTACATGGCCGGGGGCAACGTCCTGGTGCTGGGCGATGGGGTCCCGGAGAACGAGTCTCCCGTGGGCTCCTTCGTTGGCACCGGCATTCACGGCGGGTGCATCTTCGTGCGCGGGAAGGTGGAGAAGCACCAGCTAGGTATGGGAGCTTCCATCTCCGACCTGACCGATGATGACAAGATACTTCTCGAGGAGCTCATCAGCGACTTTGAGAAGTCCTTCGAGACCAAGGTGGAGAGGGATTGGAGCAAGATCGTCAAGATCAAGCCCCTGTCCTCACGGCCGTTCACTGGAAGGTTCGATTCCACGCCTATCTGGAATTAGATCCCGGGGAAGCGCATGACCGATTCCAGGATGATCCGGACCTCTACGTCCTTCAAGCCCAGGGGGATGATGGAGCTGGCGATGGTGCTCTCCAGGGTGTGATTGTCCGGAGCGTGCAGCCGAATGAGGACGCCTCTCCCTCCGCTGACGAGGAGAACCTCCATCACCCCATCCACGTTGCGGAGCTTGCTAAGGTCCTTTATGGTCACCCCATCGCCGATGTTGGCGAGCACGATGGCATCGGACTCCATGCCCATGAGCTCGTTGTTGACGATGGCCGAATACCCTAGGATCACGTCGAAGTCCTCCATCCTCTTGATCCGATCGCGGACCGTGGAAGGTGATCTCCGAAGCTTCTCTGCGACCTCGCGGTAGGTCATCTTCCCGTCCATCCTCAGGAGCCTGAGTATACGCTGGTTCATCTCATCGACGGTGACCGTTGTCCCACCACCTACCCGCCGCTTCAATGGTTTGCCGGACGATTTATAGGTTGGCTCCTGAACCCCTCGGAGAGGGGACGTCAACGCTCATACGGCGGTAAGGTGGTGTTAGAATCGCCGAACGGAGGGTCTTGACGTGTTGACATCCCTGAGTTTATTTTCCTGGCATCCTGCAATTATCTTGTGTTCCATATTTTGAGCTGGGACGGAGGGCTCATAAGGTCGTGCCTATCCTGGCTCCCAGAGAACGATCGAGGGACGAGAGGGAACGAAAACGCAGGGTGCCAACGGCCACCACTTCTAATTAACAAGCCCGACCGCGGCATTTCGCCAATGTGTATAAGCCGACCTGGCCTTTCATCTGGCAGAGGTGTGGTAGATTGCGGGAAAGCTCGTGTGCAACGGCCTGATGAAGGGGAGGTGGCGGGAGCGCTGAGCCCCAGGCCTCCGGCCTAGATCTCCTTCAGGGCCTCCTCTACGCTCCAGCCCTGGTGCACGATCCCGGATATGGCTCGTAGCATCCTCACGGGGTCCTCGGCCTGGAACACGTTTCGACCCATGGCCACGCCCCCGCCGCCGGCCTCCACGGAATCGTGGACCGTCTCCATCAGCTCCTTTGTGGTCTCCATGCGCGGACCTCCGGCCACAACGACTGGGACCGGGCATCCCTTGGTCACCTCACGGAATGACTCCACGCTTCCAGTGTAGTTGGTCTTGACTATGTCCGCGCCCATCTCCGCCGCCGCCCGGGCAGCTATCTTCACATACTGGGCCGAGGTCTCGGAGTCTATCTTGCGGCCCCGGGGGTACATCATCGCAAGTAGGGGCATCCCCCATTCCCGGCACTTGGTGGCGGTCATGCCCAGCGAGCGCAGCATCTCCCCCTCCGTCTCCGCGCCCACGTTGATGTGGACGGAGACGGCGTCCGCGCCCATCTTCAGAGCCTCCTCCACAGGCGTCACCAAGACCTTGTCGTTGGGATCGGGGGAAAGGGAGGTGGACGCTGATAGGTGCATGATCAGCCCGATATCCTTGCCGTGACGGCGGTGCCCGTGAAGGGGCAGGCCTATATGGCCCAAGACGGCGTTGGCGCCTCCCTCGGCGATCCTGTCCACGGTCTCCGTCATGTTCACCAGGCCCTTGATAGGCCCCAGGCTCATTCCATGGTCCATGGGGACGATGACCGTACGCCATGTCCTGCGGTCCATGATCCTTTCCAAGCGAACTGCCTTTCCAGTGTAGCTCATTTCATCTCACCTCAAAGATAAAGGATGGAAAATGGGGGCCTGCCCTGCTTACGCTGGCAGGCCATCAAAATATAATGGCAGAGCTACGGAACGAGAAGAATGAAGGACCGATGTCGAATCCGTAGCTCATTTTACCATCCTAGTAGGTGATAGTGATGTCCCATATTAACAATTCTTTCGCCGGGCAGGAGGTTCCCCCCTTTTTTTTCGGACCTTATCTTCAGGTCCCATGGTGAGAAGCTCTTACCCTTTGGCGATGAGCTTGATCAGACCTGAGGGGCTCCCCTCCACATCCCACTTGCCCATGGGAAGCGTCCAGATCTTGTCCGAGACCTGCTCCAGTCCCCCCGCTGTATCATTGTTGACGATGAGTGTGTATATCTTGGAGCTGGTGCGGAGCTTGAAGTCGTTCCACTCGTCTATCAGGACCTCGTTGTTCAGGTTGGACTCTCCGTCGGTGAAGAGGATGACATCGGCCGCGTGCCATTCCTTCCCCTTGACATTGTCCAGGCCCACGCGCAGGGCGGAGTTGAAGTCGGTGTATCCCTCGAAATGCCGGACCATGAGGTCCAGAAGGTTCTTGGCCACCTTCTTCTTGTCCGCCAGGTCGATCTCCAGCTTCCAGTCGGAGGCGGCGAACAGAATGACCTTGATGTTCCTTCCTTCCCGCTCCATGCGCTTGGCCAGCATGAGGATGAACGCCTTGGCCAGTATCTCCGGCTCCCCATACATGGAGCCAGAGGCGTCGATGAGGGCGATGACCGGCCCCTTCTTCTTTGGCGGCATATTTTCAGGATCGTCCTGCCCCTTGAGCTGATACGTCAGGAGCGCCCCTTCCAGCATCTGAGAGAAGAACAGCAGGCGAAGTATGGGGTCCTGCAGCTTGAGCAGTTCCACTGGTAGGACGTGGCGGATGTCCTTTGACAGGCCCAGGTCATAGGCCTCGGTGGTGGTGAAGCTCTTGGCCTTCTCCTGCTTGGCCCCGTACTCCACGTCCAGTTTGCCCATCAGGTCTATGATGCGCTGTAGGTCCTTCCTCTGACGGAGAAGCTGGGCCATGCTCTCGATGTTCTGCATGTAGGCCTGGAAGACCTCCTCCACGAAGGTCTCGTCATCGCCGGAGGGAAGCATCTTCTTCATCATCTCCAGCATCTCCATGTAGCTCTCCATCTGCTCGACCACAATGGTTAGCCGCTCCTTCAACACCGATCCCAGAGAGCCCAGGGCCTCCCCCCGGACGTCTGTCGACTCGAACTCCTCCACGCCGCGGGCCAGCATCTCCATGTTGACATCGCTGTGGCGCTGCCAAGCGATCAGGGTGAGGGCCGTCAGGCCCCTGAGGCTCCTCTCCGCCTCGCTCGATGCCGGCAGGGGGGCCGTCCTGTCCAGGAGGTCAAGGACGACCATCGTGGTGTATCGTAGCGAAAGAGCAGCAAGGATATCGCTCCTGGCGGCCATGCCCCGGAGCTTCTCCCAATCCTCCGTTCCCTTCAGAGCCTTCAGAACAATGTAGAACGAGCCGTAGCGGGCGGCCTGCCTGCGGACATCTATCACCGATCTCCGCTCCAGGATCTCCTGCGCCAGTATGGACGCTATCTCCTCCCTGCGTTTCCGTGGTATCATCCTCGGCCGCCCCACCACCAGGCGCACGGAGTCATCGTTCAGGGCCTTCCGGCAGCGTACGCTGCTCGTTTCCGCCATGGGGACCTCAGGGCTCTACCACGTCCTCCGATAGAACGATCTCCCGCGTCTCGGAGTGCAGCTTCTTCATCTTGACCATGGCCTTGGTCTTGATGTCATACTGGGCCATGATACCCTCTCGGTCCCTGGGAGTAAGCCAGATGTTATTGTTGAGTATGTTCACCAGGACCTCTCTCTCCTTGCCCAGGTCCTTCTCGAGGATCCCCAGGTCCTCCTGGAAGTCGGTCAGCTCCTTGATGTACAGCTCCTTGTCCTGAGGGGAGGCGGTGAGTATGACGGGATGTCCTCTGCTCGCGTACAGCTCGATGAGGTTGGGGAGAAGATGCGGTGACACCTTATGCTTCCACAGCTGGTAGAGGTTGTCATCGTCCGGGAGCATGTAGGCGTGATCATGAAAGGCGGAGGCGTGCACCTGCAGTCCCTTCCAATTGGAGAACCGTTGCCCGCACGACTTGCACGTTACGATCTCTGGCAGCTCGAAATCCTTCAACTGCTTGGCGGAATCGTGTAGGTCCTGCAGGTACTGCTGCTCCTTGTCTAGGTTCAGACCTCCTGCCACGGCCATCTCCACCAGGCGCTTCCCGATGGTCACCTTCTCCTCCGGTCGGTTCCAAAGCATATGCTTCAGAATGGGGAGCATGCTCTTGTCCACATTGGAACGGCCGAGGCTGTGGGCGGCCACCTTGAGGACCCCCACCATCTTCTTCCACCTGCGGTCGGAGATGGAGATGCTGGAAGTGCGGAACTCTTTCCGCAGGGCGACGATGGAGTCCATGACGTCGTTGTCGATGGTGACATCGGCCGATTCCTGCAGCTCCTTCCTGATCTCCTCCACGGTTAGCTGCACCGAGGGCGTGAAGTTCTCGGAATGCCCCAGGATTATGTCCACGAAATTGGTCTCGTCCTGCACGTATCCTATATAGAAGCGGAACAGGAATCGATCGTACAGCGCCTCCAGGGACTCGTTCTCCTCCGGCAGCTCGTTGGAGGCCCCGAAGACAGATATGAGGGGCACGTCCAGGATCTCGCATCCGTTGTGATACTTGCGCTCGTTGAGGATGGTGAGCAGTGAGTTCAGGATGGAGGAGTTGGCCTTGAAGATCTCGTCCAGGAACGATACATGGGCTGTCGGCAGGTATCCCTCGATGTTACGCCGGAAGATGTCCTCCTGGAGCGAGCTCAGTGACAGGGGCCCGAATATCTCATCAGGGGTGGTGAAGCGGGTGAGCAGGTAGTAGAAGAAATTGCCTTCTTTGATAGACTTGCACAGCTCCCTGGCGAGCATGCTCTTGGCCGTTCCGGGCGGGCCGATGAACAGTACGTGCTCCCCTGACAGCATCGCCAAAAGGGAGCCAGCGATCTCCTCGTCGCGTTCCCTAAAATTTTCGTTGAGCTCCTTGCTCAACGTAATGATCCTTGACCTCATCTTCTCGCCCCAATTAAGGTGGACTCACTATAAATTATACTCTGGAGAATGAAGCACGTTCACTATGGGACGATTTTCACATCTGGCCTCGGTAAAGTTGTACATCATACGCGCCCTCCGGCCGCCGTCCTTCGCTCAACATGCGTTGTACGTACTGACCGCAGTTGCTGCCTATCCGGTTCTCCACCTCTTCTCCCAGGCTGAGAATCACCTCGTAGCCCTCGTCATAGAGGGCGTTCATCAGGTCCATACAGGTCTCAGGACAGCCGTGCTGCAGCACGGACCTTATGCCATGGTCCATCGATCGTATCGTGGGGTTCAACGGCGTTAGCTTTATAATGAAGAACTCTGGATCGAAGTGCTCATTCAGCTTTGTGGCATCTATCGGATAGCCGACAAGGGGGGCGAAATTCAGGACCACTTTCCTATCAGCATGACGGCGATTATAGAAACGCTCCCCATATTCCGCAATTTGTTCAAAGGTCCAGGTCTCGGCCGGTATGAGGGCCCTCCTCTTCTCAAGGTCCGTGGTGTGGATGGAGAACTGCAACTGGAACCTGCCATTACGGTACATCTCCTCCTTGATGTGCAGGAGCTTTTCGAAGAAGCCGGAGGCTCGTGCTGGAGCGATGGTGGACAGTGATACCATCAGTCCAGGAGCGTCGAACCATCCAGGCAGGGCTCTCATGGTTTCAAGGACCGCCGGGTTCATGGACGGTTCGCCCATGCGCGAGAACTGCACCTTGAACTTCCTGGAAGGTACCCTGCGGTCGGGGTATCTCCTCAACACACATTCATCGATCTGTGCAAGTATCTCCGGGGAGGTCAGTGGACCGGCGTAGTCACCGCCGGCGTCGCACATCATGCAACCGATGGGGCAGCCGAACATGGATGACACGATTATCACCCACTTTTCCTCCCTTGACAGGGGGGGCTGAACGGATTCCACGAACTCGACCACAGATCGGGGGTCCTCCCTTCTCATCTGGGCGACGAAGACGCTGGCCAGTGTATCGTTCCCGTAATGTTCGAGCACGTCCATTGTGTCAACTCCCATCCACGTATCTTTCGGCCTTCATTGCCGCGCTCATCCCGCTCCCGATGGCTATGCCGACCTGCCGCTCCATCCCACCCACAAGATCGCCTGCCAGAAATAGTCCGGGGACAGGCGATGGGGAGGGCACAATGGACATCTGGGAGAGGAGCGTTGGGCTCAGTATCTCGACCCTGGGTTCCCTCCCGCAGGCCAGTAGGACCTTGTCCACTATCATGTGGTCTCCTTGTCCCATATCCAGCACCGTACCGTCCTGGTCTTTTCTCACATTGACGATCGGCAAACCATCCACTAGAGGAATGCCTCTCATCCTCGCCCGCTCTCGGAGCAACGGTAAGCACCTGGGTTCAGAACGGCACTGTACGGTCACCTCGTGGCCTTCCTCCCTCAGCCGTATGGCCTGGTCGAAGGCGGCATCACCGCCACCATAGACAAGGATCCTATCGTGGCCTCCTGCTGCCCTGGACAGCTCGAAGAGATCGTAGAACGCGGAGATGCCCTCCAGCCCTTTCAGCCCGGGTATGTCGATGGTACGGGGCCTGGTACCTGTGGCCATGATGACCGCGTCCGATTCGACCGTCCCCTGGGAGGTGGCGATGGTGAAGGTTCGTTCCGTATCGCGGTCGATCCGCTCCACGGAGGCGATGGTGACCTTCCCTCCCACCGATAGTAGGTGATCATGAATGAGAGACGCCAGCCTATCTCCCCCGATGCCCCCGGGGAATCCTGGATAGTTCTCGATCCAGTACCCATACCTCAACAGCCCCCCGGGAACGTTCTTTTCCAACAACAATGGTGCCAGACCAGCGCGTTGGAGGTAGATCCCAGCAGCCATCCCTGCTGGTCCTGCGCCAATGATGGTCACTGCCTGCCTTCCATCCAACTTAGCACCTCCTCTGTGGTCACCACTATGGTGAAGCCGTCGGCCAACGCCCGCAGGCTCCCCATATGGAGGTCCTCATGGTCTGTTGCCGTGGCATCCATCACAAAGAACACCTCCAGATCGCGCATGAAAGCATCACGAGCTGTGGATTCGCAACATAGGTGGGTCATGACCCCGGTAATGACCACCTTATCAGCCCTTAGTCCTCGCAGGATGCCTTCCAGTTCGGTCCCGATGAACGCGCTGTAACGGGTCTTTCGAACTATCGCCCCGTCCTTTTCTGGCTGCAGGCGGTCATCTATATGCGAGAGCGGGTCCTTATCCGCGGGAACGTCGCCCCACCAACCTCCCATGATGCCGGGGTCTTCATCGCTCCTCACCGCATGCCAAGTGAAAATGATCGGCCTGTGAGAGAAACGAAAGGAATCGACAAGGCTGATGACGTTCCCCATGATCTCCTCGGCCTCCGGGAATGAAGCATGGGACGATGGATCCAGGAAGTATCCCTGCATGTCGATGACAAGCAGGGCCGTTCGCTCAGTGATGAAAGGGAATCTCTCTCTGCGGCTTGGCCTTACATATGGCTGGAGCTGCTGAATCCGTTTTTCGGTTTTTTTATCTAGGCTGATGGCGGTCATGGTCGTTGGCCACCATCGGTGAACGGCGGCCTTATCCGCCGTTTCCTATTCTTTGGAGAGGCTGGAAACTGGAAAACAATGCCTCTTTCGATCGTCCCTATACCTCGGCGATCGTTGATATACTTGCCGTTATACCAGATGGACGAAGACATGCGCGTCCGTTCTAAACTTAAGGCCAGGAAGGAGTTGGAGGACCTTCCAGGCTACGAGATCGTTACTGGTTTGGGATCCGATCCCATGATCTTTTTCAGAAGCACGCACACTAGGAACAGACCTATGCTTATCAGCACGATAGCGCCGCCGGTCGCGAGCCTTTCGTACAATGCCGATGCTACCAGACCAAGGACTACGGCGATGATGCCTACCACCAGGCTTATGGCCACGGTACCGCGGAACGATTTCGATAGCTGCATGGCCGATGAAGCAGGCAGTATGAGCAAAGCCGAGACCAACAAGGAACCGACGATCTTGATCGATACCACCACGGTCAGGGCCAGCACGATGTTGAAGGCCAGGTCCAGGAGGAAGACGGGCACGCCGGACAGCCGGGCACCCTGCTCATCGAAGGTGAGGTGCATAAGCTCCTTGAAGAACAGGATTATGAAGACGACGACCACGAGTGACAGGGTTACACTGAGCGTCAGATCGTCCGCGGAGATCGTGAGGATGGAACCGAACAGGTAATCGAAGAGATCGACGTTGAACCCGTTCCCCAGGCTGGCCAGCACAGCACCAAGACCCAGGCCGAACGATATCATGATCCCTATGGCCATCTCCGAGTACACGATCCGCTTCCGTTGCATGTACGATATTCCGAGTATGCCCAGCAGAGATAGTACGAGGGCAGTGTCCAAGGGATAGATGGATAGGAAAAGGCCGAGGGCAATACCGCCGAAGGACAGATGCGCGACCCCCTCGCCGATGAGAGCTGCACGACGGAGGACGATGAAGACCCCCAGCAGGGAGCACAGCACTGCGGCACAGAGGCCTCCTATGAAGGCTCGTTGGAAGAAGGTGTAGTCAAATGCAGTTATCAGGTCCATGTTCTAATCACCATCATCGAGGAATAATGCAATTGTCACGGTGGTTATGGAACACGAACGTGAAGTGCTCACCGTAGGCATCGCGAAGCGACTTCGTGGGGTCGGTCCCCGGTGTTATCTCGGTCATCTCCAGCTTGCGGTTGACTATGGCCAGCTTATTGGCCTGGCACATCACGCTGGAAAGGTCATGGGACACTGTCACGATAGTGACCCCGGTCTCGTCCCGGAGCTGCCGCAGCAGGTTCACGAACCGGTCCTGGATGGATACGTCGAGACCGCTCGCGGCCTCATCGAGGATCAATAGCTCGGGACGTTTGACCAGCGCCTTGGCGATGAAGATACGCTGCTTCTGCCCGCCCGATAGTTCACTGATCTTGCTCTTGCGGACCTCATAGATCCCCACGGCATCCATGGCCTCCTTGACCGCTTCCTTGTCCGCAGCGGTGATCCATCGGCCGAGGTTGTTCCGGGAGATGCAGCCCAGGCGGACGATCTCCTCCACCGTGGCAGGGAACAGGGGATCGAACTGAATCGCATGCTGGGCCACATATCCTATGCGATGGTGCTCTTTGAACTTGCTCAGGTCGGTGCCGAAAAGGCGCACCTCTCCATGTGAGAGCTTAACGTTGCCTAGGAGGGCATTAAGGAGCGTGGTCTTCCCTCCTCCGTTGGGACCGACGATCCCCAGAAAGTCTCCCTTCAGGACATCCAGGTTAACGCCGTCCAGCACGGTAATGCCGTCGTATTTCACCACGATGTCCTTTGCCTCGATTACCTTTTCTACCATCTGGAGCCCACCGAATAAATGCTGAACCGTGATTTAATATTGTGCGATTGCTGGAATCGCTGTCGCAGCTCGAAGGGATTATGCGCTCTCCCTCTGCGATGGCGTTCCATTGCGCATGCCGATATCTTATCAACAGATATATCATCTATTATTAACTTTTCATCAATGATTCTTTTTTTCTTAATAAAGGAGAAACTCCAACCGCGGTCATTCGACAAAATAAGGAATGAGAAGGAAAGATGTTTCAGGGGGTCACCTCAAGGCCGGTCTTCAGAGATTCTAGGTTCGCACGCATTATCTCAAAGTAGTCCATATTGGAATGCGCTCCGGTCCTGCTGTGGATACCATCTAGGACTAGCACCTGCGCACCTGTCTCTTCGGCGATCGTGTCGATAATGCTGTCCGAGAAGATAGGCTCCGAGAACACGTAGTCAAGGCCGAGCTGGTCGACCATATCCGCCAGAGCCGCCAGGTCCGCAGCGCTGGGTTGGGCATCGGCGGAGATGCCGATGGCCGCGTACGCATCGAAGCCATAGCGCATGGCCAGGTAGTTGAATCCCTCGTGGGTCGTGATGATGGCGTTCTTGGTCCTCTTCGCCAGTCCATTGACGAACTCCTGATTGAGAACGTCGAGGCGGGACTTGAGATCATCAGCGTTCTGCTGGTAGGCCGTGGCGTTCGAGGGATCGGCGGCGACGAAAGCCTTCAGAATATTGGATACCTGGGCCTTGGCGCTGATCGGGTCCAACCAAATGTGTGGATCGTTCAGGCCATGTTCGTGGCCTCCCTCTCCCTCCTCCTCCCCGGCGATCATGATCAGCCCGGTCCCGGTGGAATTGGAGCTGAAGGATATGGAATAGACCTCACCGGCTCCAAGCTCCACGAACTTCGATCCATTGAACTGAGGATAGGAACTCACAGATCCACTTTCCAGCTCATACTCCAGCTCGGTACCTGTGGATGATCGTATGGTGAACTCGGTGGCATTGGTGACAAATAGCCTGATGTCCCCTCCGTTCATGGAACTTACCTTGATATAACCGCCATTCCCGCTGGCCAGGGGGGAGAAGTTAACATTCACGTATCCCTCTGCGCTCATGGTCGGCGCCGAAGCTTCTGAGTCCGTAGCTGTGACCACAGAGGTGAGGCCGCCATTGAAGGCCTCCACCGCCTGTTCATAGGCCTCCGTTATCTCGTCGGAAAGAAGCAAGGAAATGTTCTGGGATGAGTCGACCACGACCAGATCATCATTGTCCACGGAGCTTAGGACCGTGTCCATCCACGGCTCGAAACCTTGACCGTTATAGACAAGAATGTCTGCATCATTGACCTTGATGAT
It contains:
- a CDS encoding NAD(P)/FAD-dependent oxidoreductase; protein product: MDGRQAVTIIGAGPAGMAAGIYLQRAGLAPLLLEKNVPGGLLRYGYWIENYPGFPGGIGGDRLASLIHDHLLSVGGKVTIASVERIDRDTERTFTIATSQGTVESDAVIMATGTRPRTIDIPGLKGLEGISAFYDLFELSRAAGGHDRILVYGGGDAAFDQAIRLREEGHEVTVQCRSEPRCLPLLRERARMRGIPLVDGLPIVNVRKDQDGTVLDMGQGDHMIVDKVLLACGREPRVEILSPTLLSQMSIVPSPSPVPGLFLAGDLVGGMERQVGIAIGSGMSAAMKAERYVDGS
- a CDS encoding cysteine hydrolase, which codes for MTAISLDKKTEKRIQQLQPYVRPSRRERFPFITERTALLVIDMQGYFLDPSSHASFPEAEEIMGNVISLVDSFRFSHRPIIFTWHAVRSDEDPGIMGGWWGDVPADKDPLSHIDDRLQPEKDGAIVRKTRYSAFIGTELEGILRGLRADKVVITGVMTHLCCESTARDAFMRDLEVFFVMDATATDHEDLHMGSLRALADGFTIVVTTEEVLSWMEGRQ
- a CDS encoding metal ABC transporter permease, whose amino-acid sequence is MDLITAFDYTFFQRAFIGGLCAAVLCSLLGVFIVLRRAALIGEGVAHLSFGGIALGLFLSIYPLDTALVLSLLGILGISYMQRKRIVYSEMAIGIMISFGLGLGAVLASLGNGFNVDLFDYLFGSILTISADDLTLSVTLSLVVVVFIILFFKELMHLTFDEQGARLSGVPVFLLDLAFNIVLALTVVVSIKIVGSLLVSALLILPASSAMQLSKSFRGTVAISLVVGIIAVVLGLVASALYERLATGGAIVLISIGLFLVCVLLKKIMGSDPKPVTIS
- a CDS encoding metal ABC transporter ATP-binding protein, which encodes MVEKVIEAKDIVVKYDGITVLDGVNLDVLKGDFLGIVGPNGGGKTTLLNALLGNVKLSHGEVRLFGTDLSKFKEHHRIGYVAQHAIQFDPLFPATVEEIVRLGCISRNNLGRWITAADKEAVKEAMDAVGIYEVRKSKISELSGGQKQRIFIAKALVKRPELLILDEAASGLDVSIQDRFVNLLRQLRDETGVTIVTVSHDLSSVMCQANKLAIVNRKLEMTEITPGTDPTKSLRDAYGEHFTFVFHNHRDNCIIPR
- a CDS encoding zinc ABC transporter solute-binding protein; amino-acid sequence: MAGTAVLLSSNSSNAKTGKLGVVASFYPLYYFSSEIGKEHVDVSMLIPDNSEPHTWEPSPSDIIKVNDADILVYNGQGFEPWMDTVLSSVDNDDLVVVDSSQNISLLLSDEITEAYEQAVEAFNGGLTSVVTATDSEASAPTMSAEGYVNVNFSPLASGNGGYIKVSSMNGGDIRLFVTNATEFTIRSSTGTELEYELESGSVSSYPQFNGSKFVELGAGEVYSISFSSNSTGTGLIMIAGEEEGEGGHEHGLNDPHIWLDPISAKAQVSNILKAFVAADPSNATAYQQNADDLKSRLDVLNQEFVNGLAKRTKNAIITTHEGFNYLAMRYGFDAYAAIGISADAQPSAADLAALADMVDQLGLDYVFSEPIFSDSIIDTIAEETGAQVLVLDGIHSRTGAHSNMDYFEIMRANLESLKTGLEVTP